Within the Epinephelus lanceolatus isolate andai-2023 chromosome 22, ASM4190304v1, whole genome shotgun sequence genome, the region tttgttcgcagagtaagaacaaattcgggtaagaaaatattgatgaatcccggATTTTTGTGCGTCAAACAATCGTAcgcacagtttaagcacagatttgtgcgtacgcactgtttgtgaatgaggcccattaaCTCTAGCTGAATGCTGAAAGTATTCCTAAAACAAGTGGCTGATCAAGTCGCAGTAACATTGACTTAGTGGTCGAAAATCACTCTTAAGGGGTGGGGAGGCATATGCAAATATACATACTAAAGCAAGCAATATGTATTTAAGGTTAAAACACTAgaatgaataaaacaatagGTCTGaaaataaatggttaaaacCAATTTTTACCGTATCTGGATGATTTAAATTTTCAAATTCAACCAAATGTTGCTTATCTTACTGGTTGAAGAACTACAtactttttcatttatttccagaCCACCACCCAACTatgataaatgcactgtgctacaAAGTGGAACTCAAATAACTCCAATGGAAACCTATCTGCAGTGatgacatagtataaagagcaagaaagtgcaTGCAGGGAaggaggggtggatgggtcaaacaaacaagagACTTTGActcaggagaccagtgttcatgtcccatgtaAAATGTCGAGATTTTTTAGCTTGGTTTCGTAGTGAATGTCACGTGACGAACATCACGACAAAGTCGCTAACTAACTTAAGAAACACAACAAAGGCTCTTATTTTAAGCCacaccatgatttttttctaaacataaccaaTTAGTTTTGTGGCCTGTGTCATGTGAACACagacgtttattttgaaaagactgcCTGTAATGAGCAGAAATTGGCACGCTGTCCCTTAGCTTTAAAAACAGATGCTAGAGGGGTACCCCGAGTGTCATAGGTTAAAGCACAGGGCCGCTGACTGAGCTGCCATATTTAATGGGTGGGACAATTTGAGTCAAGATAAAGGCTGGAATTAGAAATAACATAGATGATTGAGTAGTctacagctgtcattttatctgtctgtctttcatctGTGCCAAATAAACATTAACATTTGGGTAAATGTAAGTATGAGTCTGGAGTCTGTGCCAGATACCCAATATTAAAGGACTCTGATTGGGGTCATGTTGGTTTCTTTTTATGTATTGACACCACTCTTAATTCTCTTACAATGATAATTCCATTGTTTTGTGAGTAACTTATTTTTGACCAATGACAATTTTAGATAAGTTAATGTGTATCTTCTTATATATGTGAAACAACCAAAAGATAAATGTACAATGTATTGATGGACATTATTCTCTTTCTGTGTCAGACACAAGGAGAGTTGTCATTCTGGGAAAAACTGGAGCTGGGAAAAGCAGCCTGGCTAACACCATACTTGGAGAGAAACCATTCGAGGTTGATGATACTTCCAACTCTGGAACAAGAGAATGTCGAGCAGAAACCAGATCTGTCAATGGAAGAAACATCACTTTGATCGACACTCCTGGTTTCTTCAACACAGAGAGATCTGAGGAGGAGCTGAACCATGAGATAGTGAGGTGTATCACAGAGTGCGCTCCAGGGCCTCATGCTTTTCTCATTGTACTTAAAGTGGATAAATTCACCAAGCAGGAGCAGGATGTCATCAACAAAATACACCAATACTTCTCTGAAGAAGTCTTCAAATATGCAACAGTTGTCTTCACTTATGGTGACCAGCTCAAGGGACAGACAATTGAGGAATTTGTCCATCAGAATAAGTCATTGAGTGATCTGGTGAAGAAGTGCGGAGGCCGCTGCCACGTCATTGATAATGAATACTGGAAAGACAACCCAAAGGATGAATACAGGAGCAACAAGTACCAGGTGGAGAAAATACTAAACACAATAGATGAGataacaaaagcaaacaaaggaaGGTGTTACACCAATGAGATGCTCCAAGTAGTACAGGAAATAATTGAACAAAAGAAGACGCACATTAGAAAGTCATCAGGAAACATGTCAGAGGAAGAGATCACACGGCAGGCTAAAGACAGGGCATTTAAGGAGATCTGGATCAGACTGGCAGGTGTTGGAACAGGTGCATTGTTAGGAGCTTTGTTTGGTGTAATAGTGATGGTTGAAGTAGTTGTCTTAGCTTTAAGGAAAGCAGAAGTCGCAAGAGCAGCAGTTGTAGTATCTGCTGCAGTGGGAGCAGCAGTTGGAGGTTATACAGGATATCATGCAGCTGAGGAAGCAGACACGCCATGGGAAGCAGTAAAGATGGCAAAAGCTGCTGTCAAGAGGGGAGTCAAGAGGCTTCATGAGTCCATCATGGACtcatgaagcctcttggataagaggtgaaacgtcttctaagacaaaactaagtccagttgcatttgattcaattgccttgagatatcAATAGAGTCCTGTCTCTCTGTTGATCACGTGAAAATCTTGTTTTAACCCATCGTTAACCTGAAGTATGTTTACTTATGTCACAGGTTTTATCTTGTCTGAGCTTCAAGCACCTTTTCCTGTTTCACAAGCTATTTTCATGCCTCCACTATAGgcggccagaggcattatgttttcgggttgtctgtccttccatccatccgtctGTACGTCCCTCCCATTCTTGCTTATGTGGTATCTCAAAAGAATGccaaatttggcaccaatgtCCACTTATCTTAACCACAGActctgtgtttgatgtgttgttaaGTGCATATACTATAAACCAGTGGGACTCAACTCATGGCCCATGGGCCACATTTGGCCCACGACAGGGTGCCAGGTGGTCGACCAACCTCTTACTAGTtcacaatggaaaaaaaaagattcaaattgtatttttttgtgctttgaatCTAAATTAGCTGCCAGAGTgcaaaaaagcatcaaaatatagcCTGTTTTCTGAGGTCAGGGCTACGTCCCAAATGTCCCCAAGTCCCAAAAAACACCCCCACGTACAGCAAACGTCAGGGGGCTGAAAACAAGCAACTCATTTGTTATAtttactgataaatattttaatgtttctttattAACTGgatgtcattttgcaaaagttgcCCCTGAGCAcggcaagttgagtatccctgctgTAAACTGaagctgcaaaccacaaatataaaattgttttaacatattttatgtctgagatcttttaaaaatgttgtaatCAAATCAATGTACTCATTGTTCACTGTTCTCTGTTGCAAAAGCTAACCAGCAAATATCATTTAATCTATGTACAACATCACTTTGTTTGAATAGCTGTGATTGTTAGTGGATTAAAATGTATGACCAAGATAAATATGAACAATCAATAAACTCAAACTTGTGAAACAAAATTGATTTGAGCAAAAAGTTTTTACTTGGTAAAGTTAGTTAGTCGtggtggaagaagaagaagtagtggtagtagtagtagtagtattttattatattaattttttcCCTCCCCCTTGAGAGTGACAGAGGCCCACATGTTGATGGATTTTGAGCTTTCACAATGACACAATCATTTAATCTAAAACGTGACTAAATGCCGCACGTGCATGAAAACATGTTCAGTATGCTTTTTATTGGACTCTATTGTGAAACACGTCAGAGAGGGGAACTAGTGACAGAGAAGTCAGAGAAGATACAACAAACATATTCACAAACGCTCTTGCAGTCGTGTGACCCTGACTTATTGTTGCACCTGTTATTTCATTATTGACAACATGGGTGGTAAGTTAATTTCTTTCAATTATTTCTGTCAGGACTCAAAACTGCACACTGAAATATGAATAATAgctatttgttttaaatatattttacagtgcACAGGTGCTATTAGTAGATGGTTTCTATAGATCTTGTTTTCTTCCTTCTTTTTCTCATATTGTTGAACAGTGACAGATTTtcttcagaatcagaatcactTTATGCTCCAAATGTACAATGTACAGAGACATTTGACTTAAAGTGTCGTGAAACAAGGAGTTAAAGGGGTTACACTAATgtagaggatgatgatgacagttaTTGAATAGAAGACAATATTCAGATCCTTCACTAAAATTGAAATTCCTTTCAGAAATGAGTCACAAATGGAAATTTAGTGCCTAGTTGACCTTACAACACGGCCTGGAGACGCCACAGAGAAGGACTTAGGAGGAGTTCAGAACCCACACCTTAATTTTACCCACACACTGTAGTTAGTAGTTTAATTAACCTTTCACTTATAAAGACTTTTGATCTTGTGATTTGTGTTTGTATAAATGTCCGCTCACTGTACACCAGGAAAAAGAACTTTGTAGCAGCCTTAATGGATGGATGTTTAATGGAGTAATAAAAATGCTGCATAATGATACATTATCGCAGCTAGCACAGTTCATGGTCGGGGTTATACTGTcctatacagtgtgtgtgtgtgtgtttgtgtcaatcAGTGAGGATTTTTATTGTAACCGAGCTCATGTGTATCTTCTTACACCTGCAGACAGCTAAAAAACTATTACTGATGAGTATTACGTTACTTCTTATGGTTATCATCATTGATCACTGTTCATTACTCTACAACATATGGCATGCTGGGAAATCTTACTTTGGCTAAATTATCCTTCAAATGATCACATTAAATACTGAAATCAAATCAGTATTGTCTGCTGTAAAATGTAGCAGCCAGGGCCCGTATTCCTAAAGATTCTGAGaatcctctcagagagctcctaacttagcctaaaaattcccAGCAAGGAGTCTTAGCTTACGAGTGATTCCAGAACACTCTCAGagaactctgagcaaggaatgGACAGAAGCTcctatcttagtgaggaggtgtggttgaccccgttgctaggtatgagtCATCATTTccaaagctgtgattggttgatcctAAAAGCTGGATAAAAAACTTACTTTTGGTGATAATTGATAAACTCAATTATGGAATCTAATCTTATGAAGACTGTGTAATTGTAAATAACATATCacataaaagaaaatacatgttAAATGAATAGTAAACTGTACTATAAAATAATCCTACTGAATGCCCACATATTCACATAGTGATGGTTATATTAATTTGCTTTTATTAATTGCATGCTTTTGTACTTTCAACTATCAACATCTCAACTTAATTTGGTATTAACGAGTGTAACACAGCACAGCTTTCATCAATGTCCTTGATTGCTGACAGGTGTATAAGAAGTAGGCTTGTCTGACTTTTACATCTGCTACAAACTAGTGAACAacaatggagagaaaaagaacaagaaaaccCAACTGGACCGAGGAACAGTGTTTGCTTTTGGCTCAATTGATCAATGAGCATAAAAGTGTTTTGAGGGGTAAATTTAGCCCCAGTGTTACAGTGCAAGCCAAGAAGCAAGCCTGGGACACTATAGCACAACAGATAAATGCCTCCTTTCCGTTGGTTGTGCGCACAAGTGAGGATTGCGAGAAGCGGTGGTATGTGTTGCAGTCAAAAGCAAAAGAGGAGATTGCGGAACAAAAACGTGAAGCTCCACGCACAGTTGAGTGATATACCACTTCCTTACACCTGCTGGCAAAGTTAATTGAAATGCCTAATTATTGTGTATATATTGATTTACTGGATTTCCTTTTAGGGGGTGGACCACCTTCTAAGCAGCTGTCCCAGGTTGCAGAAACAGTATTTGATATACTGGGGCAGTCAGAAGTTGGCATCACCGGGCTGAGGGAAGGCATTGACTCCTCAATGTTGCAGGCCATTGAAATGCAACAATGGTAGAACAAATGAGTTTTCATATATCAAGAGgcaggaaaacaaaatattaagcaCAGTGTTTATACATTGCATAAACCATTTAGCGTATTGCTTGTGCATGTTCCTTCTACTaaatcaattaaaacaaaacaataattaaactAAATGTGTTCCCCTTTCTGTAGCATGGAGCGATCAGAGGAACCGGGCCCCTCAACATCACAGGTGTACGACCATCAGACAGAGTCCAGCCTGCCCGCTGCTGCCGCTCAAACACCATCCCTGCCTGCTGCACCTGCTGCTCCAACACCATCCCTGCAGGACAGAAGATTAGAGTTGACGATGGATGTCTTAACGCAGCAGAAAAGAGTTCTCTGCCTACAGGAGGAGTACTATAGACTGAAAATTCAGTtcctaaaaaataaattgaGTGACAAATAGATATTGTGTCTTTGAGTAATGTGTCATGTATGTAACTATTGTAAGTGATGTTTGGTAAAACTATGTGGTACATTGATTAAATGCATTCACACATTTTCTAATTACATATATTTTCTAATTACATATACTGTAACTTGCCTGaaatttaatttgtaaagtgGCCTCTGTAACATAGTCCACTTTGAGCCAAGTTCCCCTGTggaaagtcagtgttttcttcaccaccatcatcatcgcTCTCCTCGTCACCATCACCCTCAAGAGGTTCTGCAATCTGCCGAGCCTTGCAAATGTTGTGCAGTATTGCACAGGCCACGATGACTTTGCAGACTTTATCAGGGGTCAGCCGCACCTCTCCATGGAGGACATGAAAGCGTCTCTTCATTTGGCCAATGCCACGCTCCACAACTGCCCTTGTTCTCTTATGGGCCCTACAGACATAATTAAACATTATACATTATGTACATTATTTGATGGAAATATCTAGGATAATCCAACATgcaatttacattttatgtcCATGCATAATTCTATATTGTTTGGGTTACCTGTTGTAGTTTAGTTGCGGCCCTTGGTGTGGCTGGAGGTAAGGTGTTAGGAGCCATGGTTTGCATGGGTAGCCACTGTCCCCTAACAAGTGGCAATTGGCTGGCACATAATGTCCCTCGAAAAGCTGTCTGAGACCACTCTCAGAGAGCATTCTGGCATCATGTGTTGAGCCTGGCCATTTAGCAACAATGTCTAAAATTTTGTAGTCAGCACTGAAAACAAGCTGAACATTGATGCTGTGAAATCTTTTCCTGTTCACAAAGATGGCTTCATCTTCTGATGGTGCAATTATTCTGACATGTGTCCCATCAATTACACCCACAACACCAGGGAATCCTGCAATATCCATAAATGCCCTTTTGTGGGCTTGCAAAGTGCGGGCATCCAGTGGAAATTTAACAAATTGTGTCACAATGTGAGGTTGTGACAATGCTGTCAATGTTTGATTGATGACCCTGCTGATGGAGGGTTGtgacagacccaagtcatcactgctgcattgtTGCATTTTCCCTGTTGCCAAATACCTCAAGGTTGTGATTACCTTCATTTCAGGTGATATGGCATTGTGGCGTTGGGTAGGAGAAGTCAGTGCATCTCTAATGAGATcgaccacaaaaacaatgccgGCGCGATCCAATCTGTAGCGTTTTAATAATTCACCGTCttccagtgtttggagaatatc harbors:
- the LOC117246168 gene encoding GTPase IMAP family member 7-like isoform X2, which produces MDDTRRVVILGKTGAGKSSLANTILGEKPFEVDDTSNSGTRECRAETRSVNGRNITLIDTPGFFNTERSEEELNHEIVRCITECAPGPHAFLIVLKVDKFTKQEQDVINKIHQYFSEEVFKYATVVFTYGDQLKGQTIEEFVHQNKSLSDLVKKCGGRCHVIDNEYWKDNPKDEYRSNKYQVEKILNTIDEITKANKGRCYTNEMLQVVQEIIEQKKTHIRKSSGNMSEEEITRQAKDRAFKEIWIRLAGVGTGALLGALFGVIVMVEVVVLALRKAEVARAAVVVSAAVGAAVGGYTGYHAAEEADTPWEAVKMAKAAVKRGVKRLHESIMDS